One genomic segment of [Phormidium] sp. ETS-05 includes these proteins:
- a CDS encoding DUF2126 domain-containing protein produces the protein MTNDQGQRTKDKGQMSVKIALHHQTIYRYSEDVFLGPQVVRLRPTPHSQATIHSYSLQVSPPDHSIYWRQDVAGNYMARLNFPYRTKFLQLDTDIIAEIKPLNAFAFLVEQYASNYPFTYEDILLPELEPFLQTEPAGKLLQAWLDNTDKSEGYITDYILDVARKVQAEITYSHRWEPGVQSCEETLEQKRGSCRDMAWLLVQIFRHLGLAARFVSGYAIQLADGEDAEDTADLHAWVEVYLPGAGWVGLDPTSGALTAEGYIPLACAASPERAAPVSGTTEPCESEISFSFSVTRLDTVPKTSKPYTQEQWLAIDALGKAVDDELEAHQVGLTMGGEPTFVAVDDFDSPEWRVDALGPEKLRRSGMLLQRLRDRFAPGGWLHYGQGKWYPGEPLPRWALGCYWRRDGVPVWRNPELTATEEKDYGFGSKDGADFIRTLAENLGVSPECIVKAWENDNPEPVAYVLPLLWSNKNPDYPWITCPLVLPKPRIELVPGDSSAGFRLPLSSITWADEEDIQWEPMLTSDEFSTPLGDIFAVAAGRKPGNYSEVTAKNSIRVALCVEVRHGKLYVFIPPIGWTRAYLDLVATIENTAAQLNHPVRLEGFLPPTDPRLQGFQITPDPGVVEANIHPASDWPSLVDITTILYEEAAACDLGTEKYTLDGRTVSTGGGSHLTIGGVTTNDSPLLRRPDLLQSLITYWQHHPSLSYLFSGEFVGPTSQSPRVDEARHESLYELEIAFHQLENVENPPPPPWLIDRMLRDLLIDVTGNTHRAAFCIDKLYPVATPKMQLGLLEFRSFSMAPHPHMSLVLGLLVRTLVARFWQQPYRHNFIRWGPTLHDRFLLPHYIKADLQSVITDLQEAGYNFKLEWFDPFFAFRFPIYGEIVCDGVKLEIRHAIEPWHVLGEEALGIGTARYVDSSMDRAQVRLSGSGLGRYTVTCNGYPLPLQPTGIAGEYVAGVRYRARKFAYQLHPAIAPHVPLQFDIVDVLTKRSIGGCSLYATDPTGTYWTTLPINSHEANSRMVSRFVPNTHTPGEIDITPLPVNPDCPLNLDLRRFITS, from the coding sequence ATGACCAATGACCAAGGACAAAGGACAAAGGACAAAGGACAAATGTCAGTGAAAATTGCTCTGCATCACCAAACAATTTATCGCTACAGTGAAGATGTATTTTTAGGTCCTCAAGTGGTGCGTCTGCGACCTACCCCCCATTCTCAAGCAACTATTCACAGTTATTCTCTGCAAGTTTCTCCCCCAGACCATAGCATTTATTGGCGGCAAGATGTGGCGGGAAATTACATGGCCAGGTTGAATTTCCCCTACCGCACTAAATTTTTACAGCTCGATACGGATATTATTGCGGAAATTAAACCGCTCAATGCTTTTGCTTTCTTAGTGGAACAGTACGCCAGCAATTATCCGTTTACTTATGAAGATATCCTGCTGCCAGAGCTAGAACCTTTCTTGCAAACTGAACCGGCGGGTAAGTTACTGCAGGCATGGCTGGATAATACGGATAAGAGCGAAGGGTATATTACTGATTATATCCTGGATGTGGCGCGAAAAGTCCAGGCGGAAATCACCTATTCTCACCGGTGGGAACCGGGAGTACAGTCATGCGAGGAAACTCTGGAGCAAAAACGGGGTTCCTGTCGGGATATGGCTTGGTTGTTGGTGCAAATTTTCCGTCATTTGGGGTTGGCTGCGCGGTTTGTTTCGGGTTATGCTATTCAACTAGCAGATGGGGAAGACGCGGAGGATACTGCTGATTTACATGCTTGGGTTGAGGTATATTTACCAGGAGCTGGATGGGTGGGTTTAGACCCTACGTCGGGGGCTTTGACCGCTGAGGGGTATATCCCTCTGGCTTGCGCGGCTTCCCCGGAAAGAGCGGCTCCAGTTTCGGGGACTACGGAACCTTGCGAGAGTGAGATTAGTTTTTCTTTTTCGGTGACTCGTTTGGATACTGTCCCTAAGACGAGTAAACCTTACACTCAAGAGCAATGGTTGGCTATTGATGCGCTGGGAAAAGCGGTGGATGATGAGTTAGAGGCGCATCAGGTGGGTTTGACGATGGGAGGAGAGCCGACTTTTGTCGCAGTGGATGATTTTGACTCCCCGGAATGGCGGGTGGATGCTCTCGGCCCGGAAAAACTGCGTCGATCGGGTATGCTGTTGCAACGGCTGCGCGATCGTTTTGCCCCCGGCGGTTGGTTACACTACGGTCAAGGCAAATGGTATCCCGGCGAACCCTTACCCCGGTGGGCTTTAGGCTGTTATTGGCGGCGAGATGGCGTCCCCGTATGGCGCAACCCAGAGTTAACCGCCACAGAAGAGAAAGATTATGGCTTTGGGTCAAAAGATGGGGCTGACTTTATCCGCACTTTAGCAGAAAATTTAGGCGTTTCCCCCGAATGTATCGTTAAAGCATGGGAAAACGATAACCCAGAGCCCGTCGCCTATGTTTTACCCTTACTCTGGAGCAACAAAAACCCAGATTATCCTTGGATAACTTGCCCCTTAGTTTTGCCCAAACCCCGGATAGAGTTAGTACCTGGAGACTCCTCCGCTGGGTTCCGCTTGCCATTAAGTTCTATCACTTGGGCGGATGAGGAAGATATTCAATGGGAACCGATGCTCACATCTGATGAGTTTTCTACTCCTTTGGGGGATATTTTCGCAGTGGCGGCGGGTCGAAAGCCTGGAAATTATAGTGAGGTAACGGCGAAAAACTCCATCCGAGTGGCTCTGTGCGTGGAGGTACGGCATGGGAAACTGTATGTGTTTATCCCGCCGATCGGCTGGACGCGGGCATATTTGGATTTAGTGGCTACGATCGAAAACACCGCTGCACAACTAAATCATCCCGTGCGGTTAGAAGGTTTTCTCCCTCCCACTGACCCCCGCTTACAGGGATTTCAAATTACCCCAGACCCAGGAGTGGTAGAAGCGAACATTCACCCGGCTAGTGACTGGCCCTCTTTGGTGGATATTACCACGATTTTGTATGAAGAAGCCGCCGCCTGCGATTTGGGCACGGAAAAATATACTCTTGATGGTCGGACGGTTTCTACTGGCGGCGGTTCTCACCTGACTATTGGCGGGGTGACTACCAATGATAGTCCTCTTTTGCGTCGTCCCGATTTGTTGCAAAGTTTGATTACTTATTGGCAGCATCACCCCAGTTTGTCTTATTTGTTTTCTGGGGAATTCGTGGGGCCAACCAGTCAATCTCCCCGGGTGGATGAGGCTCGGCACGAGAGTTTATATGAGTTAGAAATTGCGTTTCACCAGTTGGAAAATGTGGAAAATCCACCGCCACCGCCGTGGTTGATTGACCGGATGTTACGTGATTTACTCATTGATGTGACGGGGAATACTCACAGGGCGGCTTTTTGCATCGATAAACTTTATCCGGTGGCAACTCCGAAAATGCAGTTGGGTTTGCTGGAGTTCAGAAGTTTTTCTATGGCTCCGCATCCGCATATGAGTTTGGTTTTGGGGCTGTTGGTGCGGACTTTGGTGGCGCGGTTTTGGCAGCAACCTTATCGCCATAATTTTATCCGCTGGGGTCCAACTTTGCACGATCGCTTTTTGCTCCCCCACTATATAAAAGCGGACTTGCAATCAGTCATCACGGACTTACAGGAAGCGGGTTACAATTTCAAATTAGAATGGTTTGATCCCTTTTTTGCCTTCCGTTTCCCCATCTATGGCGAAATTGTCTGTGATGGCGTAAAATTAGAAATCCGCCATGCTATAGAACCCTGGCACGTCTTGGGAGAAGAAGCCTTGGGAATTGGTACGGCTCGTTATGTTGACTCATCAATGGACCGAGCCCAAGTGCGGTTAAGCGGTAGCGGTTTAGGACGCTATACTGTCACTTGCAACGGCTATCCTCTCCCGTTGCAACCCACAGGAATAGCGGGAGAATATGTGGCGGGAGTGCGGTATCGAGCCCGCAAATTCGCTTATCAACTCCATCCAGCGATCGCCCCTCACGTCCCCCTACAATTTGACATTGTGGATGTGCTGACGAAACGTTCGATCGGTGGTTGCAGTCTTTACGCCACCGACCCCACGGGGACATATTGGACTACTTTACCCATCAACAGTCACGAAGCCAATTCCCGTATGGTCTCCCGTTTTGTCCCGAATACCCACACTCCCGGCGAGATTGATATTACCCCATTACCCGTCAATCCTGACTGTCCATTAAATCTGGATTTACGCCGGTTTATTACCTCGTAG
- a CDS encoding zinc ribbon domain-containing protein, with the protein MAYACDLGNGQRVYLENQGNQTIITLSSSNAGQQQQASSGFTTGGWTSAPSIFRIASGFLIRIHSAAATHFIQVQGNSMGVMSGSPSMSNAQQLQVQQTAAVSQPSMEPMQPMQPMQPMQPMQPMQPMQPMQPMKMGDMEMNMNPMQMRMGNMQMGMGNAPTSENVQPKSKFCSQCGSPAQETDKFCGHCGHKLS; encoded by the coding sequence ATGGCTTATGCGTGTGACCTAGGCAACGGCCAGCGGGTTTATCTGGAGAATCAGGGAAATCAAACAATTATCACTCTTTCCAGCAGCAATGCCGGTCAGCAGCAGCAAGCGAGTAGCGGTTTTACTACTGGTGGCTGGACTTCTGCACCAAGTATTTTCCGCATTGCTAGCGGCTTTTTGATACGTATTCACTCGGCAGCGGCAACCCATTTCATCCAAGTACAAGGCAACAGTATGGGGGTGATGAGTGGGTCTCCCAGTATGAGCAATGCGCAACAGTTGCAGGTGCAGCAAACCGCAGCGGTATCCCAGCCTTCAATGGAACCAATGCAGCCGATGCAGCCGATGCAGCCGATGCAGCCGATGCAGCCGATGCAGCCGATGCAGCCGATGCAGCCGATGAAAATGGGGGATATGGAAATGAACATGAACCCCATGCAAATGCGGATGGGAAATATGCAGATGGGTATGGGGAATGCTCCCACATCGGAGAATGTGCAACCGAAAAGTAAATTCTGCTCCCAATGCGGCTCGCCAGCGCAAGAGACCGATAAGTTTTGTGGCCATTGCGGTCATAAATTAAGTTAA